CAAAGCCGCCAATGCGCTATCGGCATCAGCGCCTCCGCCTTGCTTTCGACTCACAGACTACGCCTCCCTCTTAAAATCACAGCTTGTAGCGTTTCAAGATTTCACTGAGATTGTGGTTCATAAATTCCAAGGTTGCCATGATTTTGGCATAATCCATGCGCGTCGGTCCCAATACAGCAATAGTTCCTACGACCTCGCCGCCCAAACAATAGGTGGCCCGCACCATGCTGCAGTCCTGAATGCCGCTGAATTTATTTTCCCTGCCAATGGTCACTACGACGCCATCGTCGCTAGGTGCTTCCAAGATATCATACAGAAGCCGTTCCTCTTCCAACATGTTCAACAAGCGCTTGAACTTCTCCACATCTTTGAACTCTGGCTGATTCAACATCTGTGTCGCACCGCCGAGATATACTCTTTCCTGATGTCGGCTGCTCAAGGTATCCGACAAAATAGCCAGCGCCTCTTCAAACTCGCGCGCTTCACCCAAAATACTGTCGCGGACATCTTGAAACATCCGTCCCCTGAAATTCCGAAAAGGAATTCCCGCCAACCGATTGTTCAATTTCTCGGCAATAAGCTGCATCTCTTCCAAGGTTGCCCCCCGCGGCAGTGGCAACAGCTTATTTTCGACAGCGCCGCTATCGGAAACAACCACTAGCAGCACCTTGTTTTCATCGAACGGCAGAAACTGCAAATACTTAAAAGAGCTGGGACTTGCTTGCGGCGCGAGCACCAACGAGACATTGCCTGTCATCCGTGAAAGAATCTTGGCTGTTGTCTGAAACACCTCATCCAAACGCCGTACCTTGGCCTGATACCAATTGCGAATCAAAGAGATTTCCTTCTCCGACATTTGTGTCGGAGACAGTAGGGCATCCACATAAAACCGATAGCCTTGGGCAGAAGGAATGCGTCCAGAAGAAGTGTGGAGTTGTTCCAAATAGCCCAACACTTCCAAATCCGCCATTTCATTCCGAATTGTCGCAGGACTGACGCCAAGATCGTATTTACGAGCAATCGTCCTGGAGCCAACCGGTTCTGCGGTGGATACATAATCATCGACAATCGCTTGCAAAATACGACGTTTCCGTTCATCAAGCATGCCATCCACCTCCATTGTTAGCACTCTTCCTTAAGGAGTGCTAACATCTATAAAAAACATACCACTCTCCTCCTGAAATGTCAATATGTCTAACTCAATCGAAGCCAGTATTTCGCTTCATTTTTCAACAGAACTACTGCCATTGTCCGGTTCTAAAAAAGCGGCAAAGGCGCGATTGCCAAAACGCATCCCTAACGAGGTAAGAAAGGTCCGTCCGCCTTGATTTTTCACTAGCCCCTCCTCTGACAACTGTTCTAAGACAAGACCATAGCATTTCCACAACTCTATGCCAAAGGTCGCTTTAAACTGCCAATGAGAAATACCGCCTCTGGTGCGTAGCGCCAAAAAACAAAATTCTTCCTGCTGCTGCGTCAATGTCAGCACAGCCTGCTGCCCATGCTCCCAGCGTTGCTGAGGCGTTAAAGATAAATACCTTTTTAGCGGGAAAGCTCCCTCCCAGCGCCGACCTTCCATGAAGGAATGCGCCGCCGCCCCCAGTCCTAAATACGGACGAAAGCGCCAATAGCGAAGATTGTGTCGACAAGCACGCTTTTTTTGCGCATAATTCGATATTTCGTACCGCCTATAGCCATGAGCCGGCAGCCAGTTGTCCAGCCAGTTGTCCATAGCGGCTACTTCATCTTCTTCCGGCAGCGTCAACGCGCCAACTTCTTCCAGACTGGCAAAGGGCGTGCCTTCTTCTATTTTTAAAGCATAGATGGATAAATGCTCCACAGAAAACTCCGCTGCCTGACGTACGCTTTGCTGCAGCAACGGCAGCGTCTGTCCTGGCAAACCGGTCATCAAATCTACATTGCAATTATCAAAACCAGCCTGCCTGGCAGCCGTTATGGCCGCCAGCGCCGCAGCTCCGTCATGAATGCGGCCACAGCGATGCAGCACCACATCATCAAAGGACTGTACACCCAGGCTGAGACGATTGAAGCCTGCCGCACGCAACAGTCTCAGATCTTCGCCGGAAACTGTTCCCGGGTTGGCCTCTAATGATATTTCAGCATCCGGCAGCACCAAAAACCAGCGCCGCAGCTCCTGCAACAACCGCACTAGCGCATCAGAGCCTACAAGAGTCGGCGTACCGCCGCCAAAAAAAATCGTATCGATCGGCGCTTTCCCCAGCCGACTCCCTTGCCAAGCAATTTCTTCACATAGCATGTCCACGTACTGTTTTTGCAGTGAAGAACTCCCTGTTTGAGACGGAAAATCACAATAAGCGCATTTCTGCCGACAAAAAGGGATATGCACATATAAGCCTAATGTTCCCATTTTCTTTCCCTTCGAAAAACCACAAAGAGGGCCGCCTCAATGGATCTTGAGGCAGCCCGCTTCAGTATTCAAAACAACTCAGTCTATCTTTAATATAGCCATGAAAGCCTCTTGAGGAACTTCTACGTTCCCCACTTGCTTCATGCGCTTTTTCCCTTCTTTTTGTTTCTCCAAGAGCTTACGCTTACGGCTAATATCGCCGCCATAACACTTGGCCAGAACATCCTTACGCATAGCACGTACCGTCTCTCTGGCAATTACTTTGGTGCCAATGGCCGCCTGAACGGGAATTTCAAACATCTGCCGCGGAATAATGCCACGCAGCTTTTCAACGAGAATACGCCCCCGATGAACAGCCTTATCCCGATGCACAATCACAGACAAGGCGTCTACAGGATCATTGTTCAAAAGAATGTCCAGCTTGACCAGCTCCGAGGCTTGGTAATCGGACAATTCATAATCCAGCGAAGCATAGCCGCGCGTAGATGATTTCAGGCGATCAAAATAATCGTAAATAATCTCGCTCAAAGGCAAATGATAGGTCAGCAGCACCCTTGTAGTGTCGAGATATTTCATATCTTTAAATTCGCCCCTTTTTTCTTGGGACAATTCCATCACCGCCCCCACAAACTCATTAGGAACGATAACCGTCGCTTTTACGTAAGGCTCTTCAATGTGTTCAATTTCCTGCGGCGTAGGCAGTTTGGACGGATTGTCAATCTCCAGCTTCTCCCCGTCCGTCTTGTATACATGATAAATAACGCTAGGCGCCGTCGTAATCAGAACAATGCCATATTCACGTTCCAGCCGTTCTTGGACGACATCCATATGCAGCAATCCCAAGAAACCGCAACGAAAGCCAAACCCAAGAGCCACAGAAGTTTCCGGCTCAAAAACCAGCGCCGCATCGTTAAGCTGCAGTTTTTCCAAAGCATCCCGCAACGAATCGTATTCCGACGATTCCACCGGATACAAGCCGCAGTACACCATCGGAGTAATTTTCCGATATCCTTCCAGTGCCTGTGTTGTCGGGCGCGCCGCATCAGTCACCGTATCGCCCACGCGCACGTCTTTAACGTTTTTAATGCTTCCTGCCACATAGCCAACCTGCCCTGCTATCAGTTCCGAAACATTCGTAGGCACCGGACGAAACACGCCGACTTCAGTAGCTTCAAAGACCTTATCCGTTGCCATCATACGCAGTTTCATACCGGGAGCCATGCGTCCGTTCATGACGCGCACATAGGCAATGACTCCTTTGTAGGCGTCAAAATGCGAATCAAAGATCAGCGCTTGTAACGGTTCCGTCACTTTACCAGCGGGCGCCGGCACGCGCTTTACTACTGCTTCCAATACTTCGGGAATACCAATACCTGTTTTGGCGCTGACCAAGATAGCCTCTGATGCGTCAATACCGATGACGTCTTCGACTTCCTGCTTGACCCTCTCCGGATCGGCGCTGGGCAAATCAATTTTATTGATGACCGGAATAATTTCCAAATTGTTTTCCAACGCTAAATACACGTTCGCCAGTGTCTGCGCCTCAATGCCCTGCGCCGCATCAATTACCAGCAAAGCACCTTCACAAGCAGCCAAACTGCGGGATACTTCATACGTAAAATCCACATGCCCAGGGGTATCAATCAGATGCAGCATGTAGGTCTGCCCGTCTTCGGCTGTGTATTCAATACGCACTGCCTGCGATTTTATGGTGATGCCCCGCTCACGCTCCAGTTCCATCTGGTCGAGAACTTGCTCTTCCATCTCCCGCGCCGAAAGCGCGCCGGTATATTCAAGCAGGCGATCAGCCAGAGTGGACTTACCATGATCAATATGAGCGATGATAGAAAAATTGCGAATGTTTTTTGTGTCCATTCCAAGCTCCTCTTTTCTAAAACTGAATGCAAGCCCGCTATAGTCCGTTCTTGCTCTAACTCATTATTAGTGGGATGATTGATGCCGCTAATCGATTATAGCATCCCTATAACACCCTCTGCAAGAATTTGCATGACGAGTGTTGACAACCCCACGAAGAGATGATATTATTACACCTGTGCCAAGCAGTGCCGGAGTGGCGGAATGGCAGACGCAGATGACTCAAAATCATCCGGGTTCGTCCCGTGGGGGTTCAAGTCCCTTCTCCGGCACCAAATTTAAAAAGCAAAAGAACCCTTGTTGCAAGGGTTCTTTTTTTATTTATTCCTTTCTCTGCGTACCCTCACTCTAAAAACCAGCAGACGCCGGTTGCCTTGCCATCCATGGCGCTACATCACGCACCATCATACTCCTGTTAAAAACATCGTGCCCTCCAACAACTCAAAGCGCCCCGGGACGCTTAAAGCCGCGGCCGATGACTTCCGCCGTATCAATGACCATAAAGAAGGCTCCCTGGTCTGCTTCGTCTACAAAGCGCTTCACATGAGCGATTTGCGCCCGGGACACGACTACCATCAGTACGTCTTTGCTCTCGCTAGTATAAGCACCGCGAGCTTGCAAAAAAGTGGCGCCCCTCCCTAGTTCTTCTAAAATGCGTTTGGCAATCTGCTCGCGTTCTTGTGAGATGATGAGCAGCACCTTCCGGCGGTTGAATCCTTCAATAACCTTATCCACTACCGTACTGCCCACAAACATGGAAATCAGCGTATACATACCGATCTCTAGTCCAAACAAAAGCGCGCCGCCGGCCACGACTACAACATTGACAGCAAATGCCGCCGTGCCAATCTCCATACCATAGCGTTTTTTAGCAATCATCCCCACTACATCAGTGCCTCCCGTAGAAGCGCCGGCGCGAAACACCATGCCTAAACCGAGGCCGCCGAAAACACCACCATATAAGGAAGCCAAAAAAATATCTTTAGTAGGACTATGCTGCTGCAAAAAGCCAGTGACATCCACAGCCACCATGAATACGATAATGCCCACCAAGGTGCTGTAGAAGAAATCCTTGGAAAGCCAGCGATGAGCTGCGTATAAAAGTGGCACATTCATAATACCGATAGCCAAGCCTACCGGCGTCCCCAACAAATAATATAAAATAATGGCAATCCCGCTAACGCCTCCGCTGAGCATATGAAAAGGCAGTACAAATAAATTTAGCGAGGCTCCGGAAAGAAACGACCCTATGAGAATCGCCACGACCCGGCGCCAGGAAATTTTTCGTTTTGTCAGTTGTCGCCAAAAATTCTCAGTTTTGTTCATTGCACATATCCTTTCGCATTTTTTATAAGGAGGCTTTTTGATGAAACAATGGATGCTGGAAAACCAGACTCTCCCTTTGCGAATCTCTCGTCGCGCCGGCTGCAAACATATCCGTTTGCGCCTGCTGCCCGACGGCACGCTAAGCATCACGTTGCCCTGGCACTGTCCAACCGACAGATTGCGCCAAGTGCTGGAAAATCAGCAGGATTGGCTTTCCGAGCAGCTAGCCGTCCGCCAAGTGCAACAACAGACCGACTGCTACCTCTTTCAAGGCAGTTGGTATCGTCTGCAAGAAACAAAGCAATTGCCACTCAACATTTCCATTTTTTTAGACGCACCATTTCTTAAAGCAGCGCCAGCTTCACCAGAATCAAGAAACCTTCATTTGCGTCAATGGTATTACCAAGAAGCGCAAACGTGTTTCAACAAACTTATACAACACTGGAGCGTCCGTCTAGGAGTTTCTGTACAGCGACTGAGCATCCGCGAACAACGTACCCGTTGGGGCAGCTGCTCCAGCAAAAAAAACGTCAATCTTAATTGGCGTCTCATTTTGGCTCCTCTGCCGATCATTGAATACGTAGTCGTACATGAACTATGCCACATGTATATTCCCAATCATTCCCGCCTCTTTTGGGAAGAATTGCAACAGCAGCTGCCGGACGGCCTCGCCCGTCGCAAGTGGCTACAGTTGCATGGGCAAGGCCTTCTTTCCCAACCACCACATCGTTAGGCTTAGCAAGGCCCTTCAGATCTTCCGTTTAGCCAAAAAAACGCCAGCCAAAACAAGCACTGCCCCCAGTCCTTGCAGCCAACTCAGCTGCTCACCCAGCAGCCACACAGCAAGCAGCAAAGCCAGTGGCGTCACTAAATACATATAAACCATTACCTGGTTCGATCCCAGGCGCTCAATCCCATAATACCACAAAAGCAAGCTAATCACCGTCACAGGTATGGCGGCATAAAGAAGCGCTCCCCAACCGGCAAGACTGACCGTTCCCCAAGGAAACAACCACAAATCCCCAGCTGTCGCCGCAAGTAACAGCAAGGTCCCAGCTAAGGAAGTATGGCAAGTCGCCCATAAGCCGGAGCCTCGCTTTACCATCGGCAGCATAAACACTGGATAAACACCCCACAGTACTCCCGCTGCCAAGGCCAGCATGTCACCGAAAAGAGTTTCTTCCCTGAACCCCCAGTTGCCGCCGGCGGCTCCCAAAACAAATAAAAGGCCGACAAGAGCCAGCAAACAGCCGACCACCATCTGTCTTCTCAACCGTTCATAACCCAAAAATGCCGCCACAAAGGCCGTCGAAATAGGAGACAATCCCAACATCAGAGCCACCGTAGTTGCCGTCGTGTATTTCAAAGCGGCAATAAACAAGGTCTGATAGATAGCAACTCCCACCGCTCCGACCAAAAGACATCGTCCCCAGGGAACTTGCCCAAAGGACAGCTTGCCTTCACGCCAAAATAAGACAAGATACATTAGCGGCGTCGCAATAGCAAAACGCAAGCAAGTAAACACCTGTGGCAAAAACTCACGCATGCCTATTTTACCTACAATATAATTCCCCGCCCAAATGAGCACAACCATCCATAAAGCCAATTCCAATCCCCAAGCGCGACGCACCGCTTCACCTCCTACAAAGAACGGCCGCACTTTTCTAAGCGCGGCCGTCATTGACACAAAATATCACTTATTCCATTTATGCCGCTGCTGGCGACGCGCCGAACCTCCGCCACCGCCGCTGCGGCTGCGGTAAATCATCCAACCTACCAGACCCAATACGGCAAAATTACCCATCCAAGCTTCCAAAATTCCCAAATCGACAAGTACATTAATCGCCGTTAATGCCCCTAAAAGCTTCATGCTTTGAGGCACATTCACCAGAGGATCCCGTTTCAGCACCTGATATGCGGCGCCAAGAACCACAAAATCAATGCCTACCCAAACCAAAGGATGTACCAGCATCATTTTAATCAGGCTACCGCCCATTAGTAAAGCAAATACTTTCAACCAAGTCTGATTCACAGGCACTGTTTCCTCCTCATCACTCTTTGTCTCTTATCCTATCATCCCCTGGTTACACTCGTCAACCGCTACATCAAATTCCTTCTTGGAGCAGCTTCCGGTATTCTTCCAGCAGGCGCAAGGTTACCGCTCCCGGTTTTCCATTGCCGATAGTCTCTCGCCCTAACTTCACCACAGGCATCACTTCCGTGCTGGTTCCCGTCAAAAAGACTTCATCCGCCCCATAGGCAAATTCGGGGGTAACGGCTTTTTCCAGAATTGCGAGGCCTAATGGTTTGGCAATGCGGTCCAAAACAATCTGCCGGGTAATGCCGGGTAGAATCAAATTATTCAAGGGATGCGTCCATAACACTTCATCTTTAACAACAAAACAATTGCTTGACGTCCCTTCGGTAATTTTTCCGTCTCGTACCAGCACCGCCTCATAACACCCAGCCTCTTTGGCTTCTTGTTTGCCAAGAACATTGGGCAACAGGTTCAACGATTTAATATCGCACCGCAGCCATCGGATATCATCTAACACCAGCGCCGAAACCCCTTGTAGGTGCACATCCTCTGCCGCTTGCCCCTGCGGACGAATGGTCATCGTAAGAACTGGACAGCTTTGTTTAGGGAAAGCATGGCTCCGCGGCGCCGCCCCTCGGGTAAGCTGCAAATAGATAGATCCATCCACAATGCCGCTTTCCTGTATTAGCTGATCGTGCATTTCTTTGAATTCTTCTATCGTATTGGTTACTGGAATACGCAGTTCCCGCAACGAACGATATAAACGAAACATATGTGCTTCAAAAGCAATCAATCTTCCCTGGTGAATTTTAGTCACTTCATATACACCGTCGCCAAATTGATAGCCCCGATCTTCCAACAATACTACTTCTTGATCTAATTCCACAATGCGTCCGTTAATATACCCCAATGCCTTCATGTTCGTCTTCCTTTCCTGTCTGCTATATTTATAACTGTAACATTCCCGCTCTTGACCGCAGCTTCTCATGCTTTTAGTATAGTAGTATGCTTGAACAGCGTCAAATGACCTTTTTCTAATAAATTTCTATTTTTCAATCTATCAGCAAATATAGTTTCGCATTGGTAGCGATAATTGAGGTGTTTCATGGCCAAAATGCACTTGTTTTCTCTAGAAGCCACCAGAGGCATTGCTATGCTGGGCGTAGTCGGCATCCATACGGGCGCTTTTTCTCTTTCCTATGCCCAGCCGGATATTCACTTATTCGCCCTGTTGGAAATTGCCAGCCGTTTTAGCGTACCTATCTTTTTTTTCATTTCGGCCTTTGGCTTGTTTCTAAACGATGATTTGCAGCAACCTTTTCAATACGGACGCTTTCTGATCCGACGTCTGCGGACCGTTTTAATTCCTTACATCACCTGGTCGCTCCTCTATATGATGCACTATACCTACACAAGCGGCGACGAACACATTTGGGATGATCCTTTTTTGCAATGCTATTTCTTGTTTGGCCTAGGCTCGTACCAACTGTATTTTTTGGTTATCTTACTTTGGTTTTACCTTTTCATGCCTTTGTGGCGCCCTCTGGTCCGCCAACTATCAGGCAAAGGAATTTGGTTGCTTCCCTGCCTATTTCTGCTGCAGATGGCCTTCAATTATTGGTCCTACGCCCTCTTTCGTCCCCATGAAAACGGCTACTGGCTGAACCTATTCCTCCAATACCGTCTCAGTTACTGGCCCTGGCATTATGTATTTCTCTTTTTACTAGGAGGCGTTTGTTCCGTCCGTGTACCTCAATTCCGCGAACTGCTGCAACGGCATTTTTCATTCCTTTCTCTTGCAGCCTTGGGCTCTTTAGGCTTATTGCTTGGCTACTACTACATGCTGGTCTTCCAATTCTCATACTCATTGGAAGACGCCGTCAATGCCGCACAACAGCTTAGCCCTCCCGGCATGCTGTACACCCTTAGCGCTACATTTTGGCTCTTCGCACTCTTTGACCGTCCTTTGCCCAAAGTGCTAACCTGGCTACTTTCTCTTTTGGGGCGGCATTCTTATTTTGTCTACCTTGTCCATCCTTTTTTTATGTACTATGCCATGGAATGGCTCAGCGACGCTTCTCTCGAACTGACACCGGAACGCATTCCCCTCTTTTTCCTCTGGGCTGCCGGCGGCAGTCTCTGCGCCGCCATTGTATTTCGATTTCTCAGCCGTTTTATTCCCGGGCTCTCCTGGGTGCTTACCGGTTCTGGAAGTCGTTGATGCATCATGTTCTGAGCAGTGACAATAGAATACGCTGCCAGAACACTGTGTTGGCATACGATACAAACAACGTAAGAATTCCAAAAAAGAAGAAGCGTAAAAGGGCTCTCGCTCTTACGCTTCTTCTTTCTATTCCTGGTTACGCTATTTACTTGATCGCATGCTCGCACAAAATAGCATGCGCCTCATCTGCTTCCGATTCAAGAACCAGAATCTCATGCAATCCGTCATTAGCGGCCGCCATGGCACCCGCAGGCCGGATGTTAGCCAAAATTCCTTCTTGGCACAGCAACTCTTTCAGTTGTTCCGCCTGAACACGGTTTGTGGCAATATAAATGACAGTCCACATATGCTTTTCTTTGCCTCCTACTTTTCCTGGCTCGCTGTATTTCAGCCTCTTTTTATCTCTTCCACTGCCCGAATCAACGCCGGGATGATTTCCAACACATCTCCCACAATGCCAATATCGGCCACACGAAAAATGGGAGCTTCCGGATCCTTGTTCACAGCCACCACAATATCGGCACCGCCAATGCCTGCCAAATGCTGCACCGCTCCAGAGATTCCACATGCAAGATACAGCTTAGGCCCGACAGCTTTACCACTTTGCCCCACTTGAACTACATGCGATTGC
This genomic window from uncultured Anaeromusa sp. contains:
- the hrcA gene encoding heat-inducible transcriptional repressor HrcA, translating into MLDERKRRILQAIVDDYVSTAEPVGSRTIARKYDLGVSPATIRNEMADLEVLGYLEQLHTSSGRIPSAQGYRFYVDALLSPTQMSEKEISLIRNWYQAKVRRLDEVFQTTAKILSRMTGNVSLVLAPQASPSSFKYLQFLPFDENKVLLVVVSDSGAVENKLLPLPRGATLEEMQLIAEKLNNRLAGIPFRNFRGRMFQDVRDSILGEAREFEEALAILSDTLSSRHQERVYLGGATQMLNQPEFKDVEKFKRLLNMLEEERLLYDILEAPSDDGVVVTIGRENKFSGIQDCSMVRATYCLGGEVVGTIAVLGPTRMDYAKIMATLEFMNHNLSEILKRYKL
- the hemW gene encoding radical SAM family heme chaperone HemW, with product MGTLGLYVHIPFCRQKCAYCDFPSQTGSSSLQKQYVDMLCEEIAWQGSRLGKAPIDTIFFGGGTPTLVGSDALVRLLQELRRWFLVLPDAEISLEANPGTVSGEDLRLLRAAGFNRLSLGVQSFDDVVLHRCGRIHDGAAALAAITAARQAGFDNCNVDLMTGLPGQTLPLLQQSVRQAAEFSVEHLSIYALKIEEGTPFASLEEVGALTLPEEDEVAAMDNWLDNWLPAHGYRRYEISNYAQKKRACRHNLRYWRFRPYLGLGAAAHSFMEGRRWEGAFPLKRYLSLTPQQRWEHGQQAVLTLTQQQEEFCFLALRTRGGISHWQFKATFGIELWKCYGLVLEQLSEEGLVKNQGGRTFLTSLGMRFGNRAFAAFLEPDNGSSSVEK
- the lepA gene encoding translation elongation factor 4, which encodes MDTKNIRNFSIIAHIDHGKSTLADRLLEYTGALSAREMEEQVLDQMELERERGITIKSQAVRIEYTAEDGQTYMLHLIDTPGHVDFTYEVSRSLAACEGALLVIDAAQGIEAQTLANVYLALENNLEIIPVINKIDLPSADPERVKQEVEDVIGIDASEAILVSAKTGIGIPEVLEAVVKRVPAPAGKVTEPLQALIFDSHFDAYKGVIAYVRVMNGRMAPGMKLRMMATDKVFEATEVGVFRPVPTNVSELIAGQVGYVAGSIKNVKDVRVGDTVTDAARPTTQALEGYRKITPMVYCGLYPVESSEYDSLRDALEKLQLNDAALVFEPETSVALGFGFRCGFLGLLHMDVVQERLEREYGIVLITTAPSVIYHVYKTDGEKLEIDNPSKLPTPQEIEHIEEPYVKATVIVPNEFVGAVMELSQEKRGEFKDMKYLDTTRVLLTYHLPLSEIIYDYFDRLKSSTRGYASLDYELSDYQASELVKLDILLNNDPVDALSVIVHRDKAVHRGRILVEKLRGIIPRQMFEIPVQAAIGTKVIARETVRAMRKDVLAKCYGGDISRKRKLLEKQKEGKKRMKQVGNVEVPQEAFMAILKID
- a CDS encoding YitT family protein; the encoded protein is MNKTENFWRQLTKRKISWRRVVAILIGSFLSGASLNLFVLPFHMLSGGVSGIAIILYYLLGTPVGLAIGIMNVPLLYAAHRWLSKDFFYSTLVGIIVFMVAVDVTGFLQQHSPTKDIFLASLYGGVFGGLGLGMVFRAGASTGGTDVVGMIAKKRYGMEIGTAAFAVNVVVVAGGALLFGLEIGMYTLISMFVGSTVVDKVIEGFNRRKVLLIISQEREQIAKRILEELGRGATFLQARGAYTSESKDVLMVVVSRAQIAHVKRFVDEADQGAFFMVIDTAEVIGRGFKRPGAL
- a CDS encoding SprT family zinc-dependent metalloprotease; protein product: MKQWMLENQTLPLRISRRAGCKHIRLRLLPDGTLSITLPWHCPTDRLRQVLENQQDWLSEQLAVRQVQQQTDCYLFQGSWYRLQETKQLPLNISIFLDAPFLKAAPASPESRNLHLRQWYYQEAQTCFNKLIQHWSVRLGVSVQRLSIREQRTRWGSCSSKKNVNLNWRLILAPLPIIEYVVVHELCHMYIPNHSRLFWEELQQQLPDGLARRKWLQLHGQGLLSQPPHR
- a CDS encoding DMT family transporter; its protein translation is MRRAWGLELALWMVVLIWAGNYIVGKIGMREFLPQVFTCLRFAIATPLMYLVLFWREGKLSFGQVPWGRCLLVGAVGVAIYQTLFIAALKYTTATTVALMLGLSPISTAFVAAFLGYERLRRQMVVGCLLALVGLLFVLGAAGGNWGFREETLFGDMLALAAGVLWGVYPVFMLPMVKRGSGLWATCHTSLAGTLLLLAATAGDLWLFPWGTVSLAGWGALLYAAIPVTVISLLLWYYGIERLGSNQVMVYMYLVTPLALLLAVWLLGEQLSWLQGLGAVLVLAGVFLAKRKI
- the dat gene encoding D-amino-acid transaminase yields the protein MKALGYINGRIVELDQEVVLLEDRGYQFGDGVYEVTKIHQGRLIAFEAHMFRLYRSLRELRIPVTNTIEEFKEMHDQLIQESGIVDGSIYLQLTRGAAPRSHAFPKQSCPVLTMTIRPQGQAAEDVHLQGVSALVLDDIRWLRCDIKSLNLLPNVLGKQEAKEAGCYEAVLVRDGKITEGTSSNCFVVKDEVLWTHPLNNLILPGITRQIVLDRIAKPLGLAILEKAVTPEFAYGADEVFLTGTSTEVMPVVKLGRETIGNGKPGAVTLRLLEEYRKLLQEGI
- a CDS encoding acyltransferase, which translates into the protein MAKMHLFSLEATRGIAMLGVVGIHTGAFSLSYAQPDIHLFALLEIASRFSVPIFFFISAFGLFLNDDLQQPFQYGRFLIRRLRTVLIPYITWSLLYMMHYTYTSGDEHIWDDPFLQCYFLFGLGSYQLYFLVILLWFYLFMPLWRPLVRQLSGKGIWLLPCLFLLQMAFNYWSYALFRPHENGYWLNLFLQYRLSYWPWHYVFLFLLGGVCSVRVPQFRELLQRHFSFLSLAALGSLGLLLGYYYMLVFQFSYSLEDAVNAAQQLSPPGMLYTLSATFWLFALFDRPLPKVLTWLLSLLGRHSYFVYLVHPFFMYYAMEWLSDASLELTPERIPLFFLWAAGGSLCAAIVFRFLSRFIPGLSWVLTGSGSR
- a CDS encoding DUF2007 domain-containing protein, whose amino-acid sequence is MWTVIYIATNRVQAEQLKELLCQEGILANIRPAGAMAAANDGLHEILVLESEADEAHAILCEHAIK